In the genome of Chryseobacterium arthrosphaerae, one region contains:
- a CDS encoding phospholipase D-like domain-containing protein has translation MKISSFAINKIIPYIVDAKKGKEIVEFFNNYGFRDVYDEKGLPEVGKLNGSRPSKTEYTKKRLNELNGSQNLRNLLNNFVKDNTNHLSDFNGILNPEGYVIEDVDGKLFINGGIISNVEPIKNEAHFRDIESQILKALDDAEVSITVVMAWFTNNRLFQKLIEKQKEGIEVKLAIYDDGINRKFGVDISKITHIKLKRGARGGLMHNKFCVIDNQIVITGSYNWSDNAEFKNDENITVEYDPKQATKYSVEFRNLTSDK, from the coding sequence ATGAAAATTTCGTCATTTGCAATAAACAAAATTATACCATATATAGTCGATGCAAAAAAGGGAAAAGAAATCGTAGAATTTTTCAACAACTACGGCTTTAGAGATGTTTATGATGAGAAAGGGCTTCCAGAAGTTGGTAAATTAAACGGATCGAGACCATCAAAAACAGAGTATACCAAGAAAAGATTAAATGAACTAAATGGCAGTCAAAATCTTAGAAATTTACTAAATAATTTTGTAAAAGATAACACCAACCACTTATCCGATTTTAACGGAATATTAAACCCAGAAGGCTATGTAATAGAAGACGTAGACGGAAAATTGTTTATTAATGGTGGTATCATTAGTAATGTTGAACCTATTAAAAATGAGGCACATTTTCGAGATATTGAATCTCAAATTTTAAAAGCTTTAGATGATGCCGAAGTTTCTATTACAGTAGTTATGGCATGGTTTACAAACAATAGGCTATTTCAAAAATTAATTGAAAAACAAAAAGAAGGCATTGAGGTAAAACTTGCAATTTATGATGATGGAATTAATCGGAAATTTGGTGTTGACATTTCTAAAATTACACATATTAAACTTAAAAGAGGCGCAAGAGGAGGTCTTATGCACAATAAATTTTGCGTAATAGACAATCAAATTGTAATAACGGGATCATATAATTGGTCAGATAATGCAGAATTTAAAAATGATGAAAATATCACTGTTGAATATGATCCTAAACAAGCCACAAAATATTCTGTTGAATTTAGAAATCTAACATCAGATAAATGA